A single window of Rhodococcus jostii RHA1 DNA harbors:
- a CDS encoding amino acid ABC transporter permease has translation MDLLSKYSDQLIDAFWTTVQLTAFSAVGALILGTILAAMRVSPIPVARGVGTAYVTIFRNTPLTLIIIFCSFGLFQTMGVKLAPEQSPTFFEENNFRLAVLGLSVYTAAFVCESLRSGINTVHVGQAEAGRSLGLTFSQNLRLIVLPQAFRAVTAPLGSVLIALTKNTTIASVIGVAEASLLMKEMIENEAAIFVVGGIFALGFVILTLPMGLLFGYLSKRYEVAR, from the coding sequence GTGGACCTACTGAGCAAATACAGCGATCAGCTGATCGACGCGTTCTGGACGACGGTGCAACTCACCGCGTTCTCGGCTGTCGGTGCTCTGATACTCGGCACCATCCTTGCGGCGATGCGGGTGTCACCGATCCCGGTCGCACGTGGCGTCGGCACGGCGTACGTGACGATCTTCCGCAACACTCCCCTGACGCTCATCATCATCTTCTGCTCCTTCGGGCTCTTCCAGACGATGGGTGTCAAGCTCGCCCCCGAGCAGTCGCCGACGTTCTTCGAGGAGAACAACTTCCGGCTCGCCGTGCTCGGCCTCAGCGTCTATACCGCGGCCTTCGTCTGCGAGTCGTTGCGGTCCGGTATCAACACGGTGCACGTCGGCCAGGCGGAGGCGGGCCGGTCGCTCGGCCTCACGTTCTCGCAGAATCTGCGGTTGATCGTGTTGCCGCAGGCATTCCGCGCGGTCACCGCCCCGCTCGGCAGTGTGCTGATCGCGTTGACCAAGAACACGACGATCGCCTCGGTGATCGGCGTGGCGGAGGCGTCGCTGCTGATGAAGGAAATGATCGAGAACGAGGCCGCCATCTTCGTCGTCGGTGGCATCTTCGCGCTCGGATTCGTGATCCTGACCCTGCCGATGGGGCTTCTCTTCGGATACCTGAGCAAGCGATACGAGGTTGCACGATGA
- a CDS encoding glutamate ABC transporter substrate-binding protein translates to MRINRSIRVGIGVMALAVVASACGGGEEKSASQSASEGKLTVGIKYDQPGLGLRNPDGSFSGFDVEVAEYVAGKLGVAPENVEFKESPSAQRETLIENGEVDYIVATYSITDARKEKVDFAGPYFIAGQSLLVKSDNTDITGPDSLNGGKKLCSVTGSTPAQKVKDTYAQDVQLQEFDTYSACVEALRNGAVDAVTTDDIILAGYAAQYPGELKVVGEPFTEERYGIGLAKGDDETRAKINDAIDAMIADGSWARAFNETVGASGYPIPAPPTVDRY, encoded by the coding sequence ATGAGGATCAATCGCTCGATTCGCGTGGGAATCGGCGTCATGGCGCTCGCCGTCGTCGCATCTGCCTGCGGCGGAGGTGAAGAGAAGAGCGCCTCCCAGAGCGCGTCGGAGGGCAAGCTGACGGTCGGAATCAAGTACGACCAGCCCGGCCTCGGATTGCGCAACCCCGACGGGTCCTTCAGCGGCTTCGACGTCGAGGTGGCCGAATACGTGGCCGGCAAGCTGGGTGTCGCGCCCGAGAACGTCGAGTTCAAGGAGTCCCCGTCGGCTCAGCGCGAGACGCTGATCGAGAACGGTGAGGTCGACTACATCGTCGCCACCTACTCGATCACCGACGCCCGCAAGGAGAAGGTCGACTTCGCCGGGCCGTACTTCATCGCCGGACAGTCGCTCCTGGTGAAGTCCGACAACACCGACATCACCGGCCCCGATTCGCTCAACGGCGGAAAGAAGCTGTGCTCGGTCACCGGGTCGACCCCGGCGCAGAAGGTCAAGGACACGTACGCGCAGGACGTGCAGCTGCAGGAGTTCGACACGTACTCCGCCTGCGTCGAGGCGCTGCGTAACGGTGCGGTCGACGCCGTCACCACCGACGACATCATCCTCGCCGGCTATGCGGCGCAGTACCCGGGCGAGCTGAAGGTGGTCGGCGAGCCGTTCACCGAAGAGCGCTACGGCATCGGCCTGGCCAAGGGTGACGACGAGACCCGCGCCAAGATCAACGACGCCATCGACGCCATGATCGCGGATGGCTCATGGGCGCGCGCGTTCAACGAGACAGTCGGCGCGTCGGGTTACCCGATCCCCGCCCCGCCGACCGTCGATCGGTACTGA
- a CDS encoding amino acid ABC transporter ATP-binding protein translates to MISMKSVNKHFGALHVLQEIDLEVPRGQVVIVLGPSGSGKSTLCRTINRLEPIDSGEIAVDGKVLPAEGKALAALRADVGMVFQSFNLFAHKTILDNVMLAPVKVRKKSSADAKAKAYELLERVGIANQADKYPAQLSGGQQQRVAIARALAMNPKVMLFDEPTSALDPEMVNEVLDVMTSLAKEGMTMLVVTHEMGFARKVGHRVLFMADGQIVEDAEPATFFTAPKSERAKDFLGKILSH, encoded by the coding sequence ATGATCTCGATGAAATCGGTGAACAAACACTTCGGCGCCCTCCACGTCCTCCAGGAGATCGACCTCGAAGTCCCTCGCGGACAGGTGGTGATCGTCCTCGGACCGTCCGGCTCGGGTAAGTCGACGCTGTGCCGCACCATCAATCGCCTCGAGCCCATCGACTCCGGTGAGATCGCGGTGGACGGCAAGGTACTGCCGGCCGAGGGCAAGGCTCTGGCGGCGCTGCGCGCCGACGTGGGCATGGTGTTCCAGTCGTTCAACCTGTTCGCCCACAAGACGATCCTCGACAACGTGATGCTCGCACCGGTCAAGGTGCGGAAGAAGAGCAGCGCCGACGCGAAGGCGAAGGCCTACGAGCTTCTCGAGCGGGTCGGCATCGCCAACCAGGCGGACAAGTACCCGGCGCAGTTGTCGGGCGGTCAGCAGCAGCGAGTCGCGATCGCACGCGCACTCGCCATGAACCCCAAGGTCATGCTGTTCGACGAGCCGACGTCCGCACTCGACCCGGAAATGGTCAACGAGGTCCTGGACGTCATGACCTCGCTCGCCAAGGAAGGCATGACCATGCTCGTGGTGACCCACGAGATGGGCTTCGCCCGCAAGGTCGGCCACCGGGTTCTCTTCATGGCCGACGGCCAGATCGTCGAGGACGCCGAGCCCGCCACGTTCTTCACCGCTCCCAAATCCGAGCGCGCGAAGGACTTTCTCGGCAAGATTCTCAGCCACTGA
- the miaB gene encoding tRNA (N6-isopentenyl adenosine(37)-C2)-methylthiotransferase MiaB: MDTIDQTPHRSYEVRTYGCQMNVHDSERLSGLLEDAGYTKAAAGQAPDLVVFNTCAVRENADNKLYGNLSHLAPAKERNPDMQIAVGGCLAQKDRDVVVKKAPWVDVVFGTHNIGSLPALLDRARHNQRAEVEILEALEAFPSTLPAKRESAYAGWVSISVGCNNTCTFCIVPALRGKEVDRRPGDILAEVQALVNEGVVEVTLLGQNVNAYGVSFADPDQPRDRGAFAALLRACGQIDGLERVRFTSPHPAEFTDDVIEAMAETPNVCPQLHMPLQSGSDRVLKAMRRSYRKSRFLGIIDKVRTAMPHAAITTDIIVGFPGETEEDFQDTLDVVRQARFTSAYTFQYSKRPGTPAAEMDEQLPKAVVQERYERLIALQEQITLEENQKLVGAEVELLVAAGEGRKNAETARMSGRARDGRLVHFRPEGNLDGTVRPGDVVTVVVSAAAPHHLVADTPVLTHRRTRAGDSFEKGVTPKTPPIGVGLGLPQIGAPAPLPVQMGCNA; the protein is encoded by the coding sequence GTGGACACGATCGACCAGACCCCTCACCGCAGCTACGAGGTGCGCACGTACGGCTGCCAGATGAACGTGCACGACTCCGAGCGGCTGTCGGGGCTCCTCGAGGACGCCGGCTACACGAAGGCGGCCGCGGGGCAGGCACCCGACCTCGTCGTCTTCAACACCTGCGCGGTGCGGGAGAACGCCGACAACAAGTTGTACGGCAACCTGAGCCACCTCGCGCCGGCGAAGGAACGGAACCCCGACATGCAGATCGCGGTCGGCGGGTGCCTGGCGCAGAAGGACCGCGACGTCGTCGTGAAGAAGGCGCCGTGGGTGGACGTCGTGTTCGGCACCCACAACATCGGTTCGCTCCCCGCGTTGCTGGACCGGGCCCGCCACAACCAGCGGGCCGAGGTCGAGATCCTCGAGGCGCTGGAGGCGTTCCCGTCGACGCTGCCCGCCAAGCGGGAGTCGGCGTACGCGGGCTGGGTGTCCATCTCGGTGGGATGCAACAACACCTGCACGTTCTGCATCGTGCCCGCGCTGCGCGGCAAGGAGGTCGACCGGCGCCCCGGCGACATCCTGGCCGAGGTGCAGGCCCTGGTGAACGAGGGCGTCGTCGAGGTCACCCTGCTCGGGCAGAACGTCAACGCGTACGGCGTCTCCTTCGCGGATCCGGACCAGCCCCGCGACCGCGGCGCGTTCGCCGCGCTGCTGCGAGCATGCGGACAGATCGACGGGCTCGAGCGGGTGCGCTTCACGTCGCCGCACCCGGCCGAATTCACCGACGACGTCATCGAGGCGATGGCCGAGACCCCCAACGTGTGTCCCCAGCTGCACATGCCGCTGCAATCCGGCTCGGACCGCGTGCTGAAGGCGATGCGCCGCTCCTACCGGAAGTCGCGGTTCCTGGGGATCATCGACAAGGTGCGCACCGCGATGCCGCACGCGGCGATCACCACCGACATCATCGTGGGCTTCCCGGGCGAGACCGAGGAAGACTTCCAGGACACACTCGACGTCGTCCGGCAGGCGCGCTTCACCAGCGCCTACACGTTCCAGTACTCCAAGCGTCCCGGCACCCCGGCAGCGGAGATGGACGAGCAACTGCCCAAGGCCGTCGTGCAGGAACGGTACGAACGTCTCATCGCGTTGCAGGAACAGATCACGCTCGAGGAGAACCAGAAGCTCGTCGGCGCCGAGGTGGAACTGCTCGTCGCCGCCGGGGAGGGCCGCAAGAACGCGGAGACCGCCCGGATGAGCGGGCGCGCCCGCGACGGCAGGCTCGTCCACTTCCGGCCCGAGGGCAATCTCGACGGGACCGTCCGGCCCGGCGACGTCGTCACCGTCGTCGTCAGTGCCGCCGCCCCGCACCACCTCGTCGCCGACACCCCGGTCCTGACCCACCGCCGCACCCGCGCGGGAGACTCCTTCGAGAAGGGCGTGACCCCGAAGACCCCGCCGATCGGCGTGGGACTCGGACTGCCGCAGATCGGTGCGCCCGCACCACTACCCGTCCAGATGGGATGCAACGCATGA
- a CDS encoding DUF349 domain-containing protein produces MTDSSDAKPAVEPAAQQQNTPKSSVPKPGAAAKPGAPKPHPTPTHALSAPAVAAPAHSDPSKFGRVDDDGTAWVKTADGERQIGSWQAGDAAEGLAHFGRRFDDLATEVALLEARLSSGAGDAKKTKAAALALAESLPTAAVIGDIDSLAARLDVIIAGSDEAAAQAKHEKELSRQAHTERKEALAAEAEQIGAESTQWKAAGDRLREILDEWKTIRGIDRKVDDALWKRYSKAREAFNRRRGAHFAELDRERAAAKTKKEELVTRAEALSDSTDWGPTAGAFRDLLAEWKAAGRAPREADDNLWKRFKGAQDVFFAARNAASSERDAEFEENAVAKEELLKNAGHIDPAKDIDAARAALRDLQEKWDAIGKVPRERMHDLEGKLRAIEKRVRDAADEEWRRTDPEALARAAQFRERVTQFEEQAAKATAAGKTKDAESALAQAQQWREWAEAAEGAVSGQ; encoded by the coding sequence ATGACCGACAGCAGCGACGCGAAGCCCGCCGTGGAGCCTGCCGCTCAGCAGCAGAACACACCGAAGTCCAGCGTCCCGAAGCCCGGTGCCGCCGCGAAACCGGGTGCACCCAAGCCCCATCCGACACCGACACACGCCCTCTCCGCCCCCGCCGTTGCCGCCCCCGCCCACAGCGACCCGAGCAAGTTCGGCCGCGTGGACGACGACGGCACCGCCTGGGTGAAGACCGCGGACGGCGAACGGCAGATCGGGTCGTGGCAGGCCGGAGACGCGGCGGAAGGTCTGGCGCACTTCGGTCGGCGCTTCGACGATCTGGCAACGGAAGTGGCACTCCTCGAGGCCCGGCTCAGCTCCGGCGCGGGCGACGCGAAGAAGACCAAGGCGGCAGCGCTCGCGCTCGCCGAATCCCTCCCGACCGCGGCGGTGATCGGTGACATCGATTCACTCGCGGCGCGGCTCGACGTCATCATCGCCGGATCCGACGAGGCTGCGGCCCAAGCCAAGCACGAGAAGGAACTGTCGCGGCAGGCTCACACCGAACGCAAGGAAGCACTGGCCGCCGAGGCGGAACAGATCGGTGCCGAATCCACGCAGTGGAAGGCCGCCGGTGACCGGTTGCGCGAGATCCTGGACGAGTGGAAGACGATCCGCGGGATCGACCGGAAGGTCGACGACGCCCTGTGGAAGCGGTACTCGAAGGCGCGGGAGGCGTTCAACCGTCGCCGCGGCGCCCATTTCGCCGAACTCGATCGCGAGCGCGCCGCCGCCAAGACCAAGAAGGAAGAGCTCGTCACCCGGGCCGAGGCGCTGTCCGACTCCACCGACTGGGGCCCCACGGCCGGAGCTTTCCGTGACCTGCTCGCCGAGTGGAAGGCCGCCGGCCGCGCACCGCGGGAAGCCGACGACAACCTGTGGAAGCGCTTCAAGGGCGCTCAGGACGTGTTCTTCGCCGCCCGCAACGCCGCGTCCTCCGAACGCGACGCCGAGTTCGAGGAGAACGCGGTCGCCAAGGAAGAGTTGCTGAAGAACGCCGGCCACATCGATCCGGCCAAGGACATCGACGCGGCGAGGGCCGCACTCCGCGACCTGCAGGAGAAGTGGGACGCCATCGGGAAGGTGCCGCGTGAGCGGATGCACGACCTCGAGGGCAAGCTGCGGGCCATCGAGAAGCGTGTCCGCGACGCCGCCGACGAGGAATGGCGCCGCACCGATCCGGAGGCCCTCGCCCGGGCCGCGCAGTTCCGTGAGCGGGTCACGCAGTTCGAGGAGCAGGCCGCCAAGGCCACCGCGGCGGGCAAGACGAAGGACGCCGAGAGCGCCCTCGCTCAGGCCCAGCAGTGGCGCGAATGGGCCGAGGCGGCCGAGGGCGCCGTCAGCGGCCAGTAG
- a CDS encoding class III extradiol dioxygenase subunit B-like domain-containing protein, with translation MFTAAILVPSPPLLVPELTGAAAAETAPLRDAVQTAAKALSALAIEWVAVGAAPAAVEVRPDAQGTYRGYGVDVRIALRPGPAGDPDPDLPLAALTAGWIRGTCAPDAVVDARILAADLSPEQCAAYGAELRTLLDRDPEPRGLVIVADGANTLTAKAPGAFDPRAEGVQARIDAALDTGDRDALLALEPTECESLGICGRVPWQVLAGVFDAPPASCRTLYSAAPYGVGYHVGEWRP, from the coding sequence GTGTTCACCGCCGCAATCCTCGTGCCGTCCCCACCGCTACTGGTACCCGAACTGACCGGGGCGGCCGCTGCGGAGACGGCGCCGTTGCGGGACGCGGTCCAGACAGCGGCGAAGGCGTTGTCCGCGCTCGCCATCGAGTGGGTGGCGGTCGGAGCGGCACCCGCCGCGGTGGAGGTGCGGCCCGACGCCCAGGGCACTTACCGTGGCTACGGCGTCGACGTGCGGATCGCGCTGCGGCCCGGTCCGGCAGGCGATCCCGACCCCGACCTGCCGCTCGCGGCGCTGACGGCCGGGTGGATCCGGGGGACGTGCGCGCCGGACGCCGTCGTCGACGCGCGGATCCTCGCCGCCGACCTGTCCCCGGAGCAGTGCGCCGCCTACGGCGCGGAACTGCGCACGCTTCTCGACCGGGACCCGGAGCCGCGGGGGCTGGTGATCGTCGCGGACGGGGCGAACACCCTCACGGCGAAGGCGCCGGGCGCGTTCGACCCGCGCGCGGAAGGCGTGCAGGCCAGGATCGACGCGGCGCTCGACACCGGCGACCGCGACGCGCTGCTGGCCCTCGAACCCACGGAGTGCGAGTCCCTCGGCATCTGCGGGCGCGTCCCGTGGCAGGTGCTCGCCGGCGTGTTCGACGCGCCGCCCGCATCCTGCCGGACGCTGTACAGCGCAGCACCCTACGGAGTCGGCTACCACGTGGGGGAGTGGCGTCCGTGA
- the miaA gene encoding tRNA (adenosine(37)-N6)-dimethylallyltransferase MiaA has protein sequence MTSPVPIAVVGPTATGKSDLALDLAERLGGEIVNIDAMQLYRGMDIGTAKLAPAERRGIPHHQLDVLDVTETATVANYQQAAVRDVEGIAARGAVPVIVGGSMMYVQSLLDEWSFPATDASVRARWEAVLAEKGVAAVHAELGRVDPEAAASILPTDGRRLVRALEVVEITGKPFAASAPRIGEPRWGTHIVGVDRDTAELDDRIRLRTRLMFERGLVDEVRGLIDVGLREGVTAPRAIGYAQVLAWLDGEYDLDEAQERTFIGTRRYVRRQRSWFRRDTRIHWVDGSDPDLADTTIRTLGETRRMGER, from the coding sequence GTGACGTCACCCGTGCCGATCGCCGTCGTCGGACCGACCGCCACCGGAAAGTCGGATCTCGCACTGGACCTGGCCGAACGTCTCGGCGGCGAAATCGTCAACATCGACGCGATGCAGCTGTACCGGGGCATGGACATCGGCACCGCCAAACTCGCCCCGGCCGAGCGCCGCGGAATCCCGCACCACCAGCTCGACGTGCTCGACGTGACGGAGACGGCCACCGTCGCGAACTATCAGCAGGCGGCGGTCCGCGATGTGGAGGGGATCGCCGCGCGCGGCGCCGTGCCGGTCATCGTCGGCGGATCGATGATGTACGTGCAGTCGCTGCTCGACGAGTGGAGTTTCCCCGCCACCGATGCGTCGGTGCGGGCGCGCTGGGAAGCCGTCCTCGCCGAGAAGGGCGTCGCGGCCGTCCACGCCGAACTCGGCCGGGTGGACCCCGAGGCCGCGGCGTCGATCCTCCCCACCGACGGCAGACGCCTGGTCCGTGCTCTCGAAGTCGTCGAGATCACCGGGAAGCCGTTCGCGGCGTCGGCCCCTCGCATCGGCGAACCGCGCTGGGGCACACACATCGTCGGTGTCGACCGGGACACCGCCGAACTCGACGACCGGATCCGGCTCCGCACCCGACTCATGTTCGAACGCGGGCTCGTCGACGAGGTGCGCGGGCTCATCGACGTGGGACTGCGCGAGGGCGTCACCGCCCCCCGGGCCATCGGCTACGCGCAGGTCCTCGCGTGGCTCGACGGCGAATACGACCTCGACGAGGCGCAGGAACGCACGTTCATCGGCACCCGGCGCTACGTGCGCAGGCAACGGTCGTGGTTCCGCCGCGACACCCGCATCCACTGGGTCGACGGAAGTGACCCCGACCTCGCGGACACCACGATCCGCACCCTCGGCGAGACCCGAAGAATGGGAGAACGATGA
- a CDS encoding TrmH family RNA methyltransferase, translating into MSRAPSGRNRPAPSLLVTTRNARFQQWQSYLTNRAKRTKAGRFLIQGVRPLNLALEHDWPIESLLHRIDGPPLSDWARELLETRSVEQIGVSAELMAELGEKTTTTAPELIAIAKTRTPRLKDLRLQSVPLIVVFDRPASPGNLGTLVRSANAFGADAVVVVGHGADPFDPRSVRASTGSLFAMPVVTVSSVDEILAFRDARRASGTDLHIVGTDETGSVTIDAHDFGGGTVLVIGNETRGMSAAWRDGCDTVVNIPIGGAASSLGAPSAGAVALYEIARQRK; encoded by the coding sequence ATGAGCCGCGCACCGTCCGGACGCAACCGTCCGGCCCCGTCCCTGCTGGTGACCACCCGCAACGCCCGCTTTCAGCAGTGGCAGTCCTACCTCACCAACCGCGCCAAGCGAACGAAGGCGGGACGCTTCCTGATCCAGGGCGTCCGCCCCCTCAACCTGGCGCTGGAACACGACTGGCCGATCGAATCGCTGCTGCACCGCATCGACGGCCCGCCATTGTCCGACTGGGCGCGGGAACTGCTCGAGACCCGGTCCGTCGAACAGATCGGTGTCAGTGCCGAACTGATGGCCGAACTGGGCGAGAAGACCACCACCACCGCGCCGGAACTGATCGCCATTGCGAAGACACGAACCCCGCGACTGAAGGACCTGCGACTGCAGTCCGTCCCCCTGATCGTCGTGTTCGACCGGCCAGCCTCACCCGGAAATCTGGGCACCCTCGTCCGTTCCGCCAACGCGTTCGGCGCCGACGCGGTCGTCGTCGTCGGCCACGGCGCAGATCCGTTCGACCCCCGTAGTGTCCGCGCCTCCACCGGATCCCTCTTCGCGATGCCCGTCGTCACGGTCTCGTCCGTCGACGAGATCCTCGCCTTCCGCGACGCCCGGCGTGCGTCCGGAACCGACCTGCACATCGTCGGCACCGACGAGACCGGCTCCGTCACCATCGACGCCCACGACTTCGGCGGCGGCACCGTGCTCGTGATCGGCAACGAGACCCGCGGGATGAGCGCCGCGTGGCGCGACGGCTGCGACACGGTGGTCAACATCCCGATCGGGGGTGCCGCGAGTTCCCTCGGCGCCCCCTCCGCCGGCGCCGTCGCCCTCTACGAAATCGCCCGGCAGCGTAAATGA
- the dapF gene encoding diaminopimelate epimerase produces MDFSKGHGTENDFVVLPDPDVRIDLSAPRVAALCDRRRGLGADGILRVAKAGALAGAGVLAELPDGTSEDDWFMDYRNADGSIAEMCGNGVRVFAHYLRAAGLESRDEFVVGSRAGGKPVIVHSADGAFGEVTVDMGVVRDLGTSAATIDGKVFNGIGIDVGNPHLACVDAHLTAASLSALDLTAAPGFDPGFFPHGVNVEILTRIDSGAVDMRVHERGVGETRSCGTGTVAAATAALRFDGADSGEVNVRIPGGQVTVAVSGGRATLRGPSVLVASGTLDDGWWNGLA; encoded by the coding sequence ATGGATTTCAGCAAGGGACACGGCACCGAGAACGACTTCGTGGTCCTCCCGGATCCCGATGTCCGCATCGACCTGTCCGCTCCGCGGGTGGCGGCGCTGTGCGATCGCAGGCGTGGGCTCGGCGCCGACGGAATCCTGCGCGTCGCGAAGGCCGGTGCGCTGGCCGGCGCCGGTGTGCTCGCCGAACTCCCCGACGGCACGTCGGAGGACGACTGGTTCATGGACTACCGCAACGCCGACGGATCGATCGCGGAGATGTGCGGCAACGGCGTCCGCGTCTTCGCCCACTACCTCCGGGCGGCAGGGCTCGAGTCCCGCGACGAGTTCGTGGTCGGCAGCCGGGCCGGTGGCAAACCGGTAATCGTGCACTCGGCCGACGGCGCCTTCGGTGAGGTCACCGTCGACATGGGTGTGGTGCGGGATCTGGGAACCAGTGCCGCGACCATCGACGGCAAGGTCTTCAACGGGATTGGCATCGACGTCGGCAACCCGCACCTGGCGTGTGTCGATGCGCACCTCACGGCGGCGTCCCTGTCGGCCCTCGACCTGACGGCCGCACCCGGGTTCGACCCCGGCTTCTTCCCGCACGGCGTCAACGTGGAGATCCTCACCCGCATCGATTCCGGTGCCGTGGACATGCGGGTGCACGAGCGCGGGGTCGGCGAAACCCGGTCGTGCGGCACCGGCACGGTGGCCGCGGCCACCGCCGCGCTGCGCTTCGACGGTGCCGACTCCGGTGAGGTGAACGTCCGTATTCCTGGTGGTCAGGTCACTGTGGCGGTGTCCGGCGGCCGGGCGACGTTGCGCGGACCGTCCGTCCTGGTGGCGTCCGGAACCCTCGACGACGGCTGGTGGAACGGCCTCGCCTGA
- the hflX gene encoding GTPase HflX: MTKTHRTEESPISDSTEFAYDDGRPSVGEMQLEDRSALRRVAGLSTELTDVTEVEYRQLRLERVVLVGVWTQGTAAQAESSMAELAALAETAGSEVLEGLVQRRDKPDAATYIGSGKAEELREVVLSTGADTVICDGELTPAQLTALEKVVKVKVIDRTALILDIFAQHATSREGKAQVALAQMEYMLPRLRGWGESMSRQAGGRAGSNGGVGLRGPGETKIETDRRRIRERMAKLRREIKGMKAARDTKRTRRLRSETPSIAIVGYTNAGKSSLLNALTGSGVLVQNALFATLDPTTRRAALDDGREYVLTDTVGFVRHLPTQLIEAFRSTLEEVTDADLLLHVVDGSDPLPTDQIRAVHEVITEVIRENDAAAPPELIVVNKIDAADPVTLTQLRGLLPGASFVSARTGEGIAELRAHLSDVLIRPEIEVSVLLPYNRGDLMARIHSDGQILDSSHEEDGTRVHARVPEALASALVQYNGSA, from the coding sequence ATGACGAAAACACATCGCACAGAAGAATCGCCGATCTCCGACTCCACTGAGTTCGCCTACGACGACGGGCGCCCTTCGGTCGGCGAGATGCAACTCGAGGACCGCAGCGCGCTGCGCCGAGTTGCCGGGCTCTCCACCGAGCTCACAGACGTCACCGAGGTCGAATACCGACAGCTGCGCCTCGAACGCGTGGTGCTCGTCGGTGTCTGGACGCAGGGTACCGCGGCACAAGCCGAATCCAGCATGGCCGAGCTCGCGGCTCTGGCCGAGACCGCCGGGTCCGAGGTCCTCGAGGGCCTCGTCCAGCGGCGGGACAAACCCGACGCTGCCACCTACATCGGTTCCGGTAAGGCCGAGGAACTCCGTGAGGTCGTCCTCTCGACCGGCGCCGACACCGTCATCTGTGACGGTGAACTGACTCCCGCCCAGCTGACCGCGCTGGAGAAGGTCGTCAAGGTCAAGGTCATCGACCGGACGGCCCTCATCCTCGACATCTTCGCTCAGCATGCGACGTCCAGGGAAGGCAAGGCGCAGGTGGCGCTGGCCCAGATGGAATACATGCTGCCCCGACTGCGTGGCTGGGGTGAATCGATGTCCCGGCAGGCGGGTGGTCGCGCCGGCAGCAACGGCGGCGTGGGTCTGCGTGGTCCCGGTGAGACCAAGATCGAGACGGACCGCCGGCGAATCCGGGAGCGGATGGCGAAGCTGCGCCGCGAGATCAAGGGCATGAAGGCCGCCCGCGACACCAAACGCACCAGGCGACTGCGCAGCGAGACCCCGTCCATCGCGATCGTCGGCTACACCAACGCCGGCAAGTCGAGCCTGCTCAACGCGCTGACCGGGTCCGGGGTGCTGGTGCAGAACGCGCTGTTCGCCACCTTGGATCCCACCACCCGGCGGGCGGCGCTGGACGACGGCCGCGAGTACGTCCTCACCGACACCGTCGGGTTCGTGCGGCACCTGCCGACGCAGCTGATCGAGGCGTTCCGCTCGACGCTGGAGGAAGTCACGGACGCGGATCTGCTGCTGCACGTCGTCGACGGCTCCGATCCGCTGCCCACGGATCAGATCAGGGCCGTCCACGAGGTGATCACCGAGGTTATCCGGGAGAACGACGCCGCAGCGCCGCCGGAGCTCATCGTGGTGAACAAGATCGACGCGGCCGACCCGGTCACGTTGACCCAGTTGCGCGGCCTGCTGCCCGGCGCGTCATTCGTCTCCGCCCGGACCGGGGAAGGCATCGCCGAGTTGCGCGCGCATCTCAGCGACGTCCTGATCCGCCCGGAGATCGAGGTCAGCGTGCTCCTCCCGTACAACCGGGGAGATCTGATGGCGCGGATCCACTCGGACGGACAGATCCTCGACTCGTCCCACGAGGAGGACGGCACGCGCGTCCACGCGCGGGTGCCCGAGGCGCTGGCGTCGGCACTGGTTCAGTACAACGGCAGTGCCTGA